AACTCTTTAACTAAGTACATGAATTCAAAGGGCTACCATAACCACTTATTGCAGGATGTAACGCTAGAGGTAGACGGCAAGACAACTCAAATTGATCATAGCCTGATATCCCTTATCGGCATCTTCGTCATAGAAACAAAGAACATGGATGGTTGGATTTTTGGGAATGCTAAAAGCAAGGCATGGACACAGTCTATCTATGGCAAAAAACATAAGTTCATGAACCCAATCCACCAGAACTACAAGCATCTGGTATTCCTCAATAAGATTTTCGATGCACCTCAACGGCTGAATAGCTTAGTCATATTTACGGACGCTAGTTAGTTCAAAACCGAAAAACCCAAAGACGTGATCAACCTGATACAGTTTTTTTCATACATGAAGCAGTACGACTATGCGGTTCTGACTTCAGAGCTGTGTGACAAACTAGTTCAACAGATCGAATCAGCACGACTAGAAGAAGGCTACGAAACAGATTTAAGGCATGTAGCTGGGTTAAAAAGCAATAGATAGCTAAGGAGAAAAAAGACAGATTCGCAATAGCGCACAGAATTAAAGAATGCTGGCTAAATTAGTCAGAGGGACACATACATTAATATAAGGACATATCATGCACATCGGACACTACATCAGCTTATCAATCGCAATAGCTGTCGGCATTACCATCGGAAACTTCTCTTCAGAACGCGCATCTGCTGCATATCATGAATACCAGCTTCAGGAAGCTAAAGAACAAAAACGACTTAAAAAGAGCCGTGAACGTAAAATCAATCAACAACTGCTCAAAGAAGCAATTGAAGACGAAAAGCGAATGCTCTCCGAAAAAGGCCAAAAATTAAAAATCACATGTGACGCTTGGGTTAAGAGCTTTGAAGAAACGCAGAGCTTTAGGGCAAAAGAACTCATGTTTGAACACTGTATTAAGTATCAAACCTACGTTAGAGAAGGTGTGTACAACTAACTTAATTAAATAAAAACAATATTCAATCATACCACCTCTCAACGATTCTAAATATTATGTAATGAATAAACATTCACTTTAAACTTTTCACTCTATCCCATTCTTTTTTAAGAATTATTCCTGCAGCCTTTTCTATCGGCGGAATTTTCGAAATAATACTAGATTCATCTTTTGTCTCCTTCATCGCAACAGCTATTGCCTCTATCAAGAACTCACTTTCTTCTTCTTTTAAATTCAGCATTAGTTTAATTTTAGTATATAAATATTGAATATCACTAAGTACTAACTCTAATAAATTTGCATTTTCCGCATGAATTTCTAATATTTTTAAATTACCAACCTCTTGGCTAATTTTTTTATTATGAATAAATCCTTCAATAACGGCCGTATGATCAACACTACCATCAATGATGGTTTGCTGACGTATTAAAGCCTCTACAATTTTTGAAACATCATCTCTTAAAATATTAATCCATGCTTGCCTGTTTTTAGATTCAGTTTCAACTCGTATTTTTCTATTTTCTAAATCATCTTTTTTCTCTGCAATGCGTTCTTGACTAGATATTGTTTTTTGAAAATTTTTATTAGTACTTTTATTTGTCATGACTACAACAAAGGCAGTAACAATCATAGCTACAATCATACTAAATATTGCAGTCCAATCCGTACTTACGGTTACAAATAAATCTGGAAAGTCTAAGCCTATTTCATTACTATTTTTTTTCATATCAAAAATTGAAAAAATATTAAGAACAACAGTTTTAATTTCATAAAAAATCAATTCAAGAGTTTCATTTATGTCTATATTCATCATGTTATCTAACTTTACTTATACGAGTATATGCTTCATATAAAACATCATGAAGATCTAAAAGAGCTGACACCTTTATTCCAAACTTAAGCTCATTAATTATCAAATCAATTTCATAACAAGAATCTTTAAGAAATTCACTCTCAGCACCAAAAATATCATCTATATTACTAAAACGATATCTAGACTTCATATACTCACAGAATCTATGAACTTCCTCTTGATGCCAATTATTTAGTGAGCCTACAAACTTAGACATGGATATATTATTAAAAAATGATTTATGCGAATAGGATCTATTAATTTTTTCCTCAACATCATGCCATGACATAAAAAACCTACCAATCAAATCTTCTTTGTCTAAATCATATAAATAATCAGACATCTCCTTAAACTTCAAAGCATAATATCTTTTAACATCATCACAATAAAAATCATTTTCTGCACTATATTTCCCAGAAAAATCCTCTAAGCTAAAATCAGTTTTTTCTTTTGAAGCACATTTTTCAAGTATTTCATTTACAGTAAACTTTCCACTTTCCACCATTCTTCTTTTTAACATATGATTATAAGTATCACACGCCTTAAACCACTCATAAAATTTAACATTATTTTCATTATCTATTATTTCTTCTAAAGACTTTAGAACTGAAGGTAAATCATCGTCTTCTAGCGAATAAAGCCTCCATATAGCAGAAGCACTTTCTTCAACCGTCATTTTTCTAGGCAAAGATAATTCATAAGAGATATCATTAAATTTAAAAACTCCTTCACAACAATAATCAATTATTTCTTCTCCCGGATTATAATATGCACCATTAAAAATATTATCTAGTATTGTATATTCTTCTTTCTCATCATTATTTTTCTCATAATTACGAATAAACCTGCTAGTAATTGAGTCTTTTATTGTTTCAATTGTAAATTCGCGTTCAAACCGAGCATAGCTAATCCTTATCACAAAATTAAGTATTTTCTTATACGCAACTGTAAAATCCACCTGATCAGATTCAGGGATTTGCTCACACAAATAAATAAATTTTCTTATAGCTCTCTTTAAAACTCTGATGTTACTAATTTTTAAATCATTTATTATCAACTTTATATCTTCTTCGATATACTGATGATAGTGAGTTGGCAACAATGACTTTGAAATTTCAAAAATATCACTTTCAGATAAACTAAATTTTATTTTATCTACAAATACTTTTTCAACATCCTCACTACAGTCTAATTTTTTTTCATTGGCTACAATTATAACTTTAGTGTTTTTCCTCTCTGCTAAGTTTAAGCATTCACCTAGCACATCTCTTATAACTTTTTTATCGCTAATTCTTTCTAAATCATCTAATACTATTACTTTATCTTTGAAATCAGAGTATAACTTATACTTATATGCACCAGACGCGCCACTTAATAAAGCACCTAACCCTCTCTCACCTGAAATTTGTGCAAGCCCATCTGTAATTTCTTTAGCCACTTTCCCTAATTTAGTAGTATCTTCTGATTCATTAAAACTTAGTGATATTATTCTATCTCTAAAATCACTTATACTATTCAAACCATACAATGAAAAAAACAAAGATTTTGTTTTATACCTTTCATTTAAAAAACCAATCAATTCATTTTCTATAAAAAATGTTTTACCACTCCCCCAATCACCATCAATCAACAACATTGGAGGGAATGAATCATCTTCTAAAAAATGAGAAATTTTACTTTTATTAGGCAAGTTAATATCCAACTAAATTTTACAATCTATCCATTTAACACTTTTTTCTCTTAAAAAACAGTATCATATTGGTATCAATTAACCTTCTATTGACCTGCCTTTGTACATAAAACGAACGCATATAAATCAACCTATTTAACCTAAATACTTTTCTTATAGGTGACACACGGCTAACACTTTCGATAGTCTCACCTATACGGCATGGAATAATAAGGATATTTCATGTCTGTCAGAAAGAAGGATCAAGCTTGGATTGTGGATGTACGACCACAAGGCACCCACGGTAAGCGCGTTATTCGTAAATTCCCGACTAATACTACCCCATCTGATAGAGTCATTAGCCTCCAAGCAGAACACACAAGCCCAGAGCTTTAAGAAGTAGCGGTTAGCTATGGAGAAACAGGGACGAATACGCAATAGCGCAAAGGATAAGGGAGTGCTGACTAAAGTAGTTAGCCAGCGGGGCGCTAGTAAGGATATAAATATGATTTTACACTTTAGGTCCCCAGCCATTTCTTTCTGCTAAGATTTGCCATTGTGGCTTTTTACTACCAATTATTTTTTCGCATGAAAAAATCAGATTATTAATTTCTCTAATACCTGATTTATCTAAAGACAATGGTGTACTTTTAGATTTACTTACAGCATGAGTCCTTTGCAAGTGAGGAGTAATACTATCAATTGCTTTAATTAAATTCTCATCTTCAGTAGAAGCCCTAATTTTTCCTAGAGCGCTCAAGTGCGCAGAAAGTGTTTTAATTTCACGCACAGACCTCAAAAACTTCTCATAACAGTTCATTATAAATTCCAAACAGTATTACAATAAATTAATTTTTATTACAAAACAAACAGATAAATATCATCTACCAACAAAATATTTATCTTTCAATTCATAATATTTATCGATTGATATTTTTATTACTACCGAACCAACTTCTTTAGCATAAGCTCCAATCGTTCCATCAGGGTAATTTTTTTTCCACTTATCAAAATCTTTTTTTTCAGAAACTCCAAGCGTGACAACTCCAACAACAGGTATAACTGAAACTGCTTTTTGAGCTTTAGATTGTGCGCGAGTTTCCATTCTAATTATTTTAATTTTATTATTATAATCATTATTCAAATCATCAATCTGGGTTTCATAGTTTATTTTAAGATCATTAATTTCTTTAACATAAGCCAGCTTATTTATATTCATTAATACTTTGTACTTTTCAGCTTCTCGATCAACCAATATGTTTGCTCTATATTTCTCATAAAAAACAATCGTCATCAAAAAAGAAACCAATAGCACCATAGAATATTTTTTATAAATCATAACAATGCTCACTAAAATCTAACTACAACCTTATTCAAAAAATATTTTATTTTATTTGTCCCGCTAGAAAAGCGATATAAATCAGCAATTAATTAAGCACAATCTAGTACCAATGTTGAACTAACATTCATTAGTTCATTTAATTCTTTAGTCCATATATTTTGACCTTTCATTGCTAAAACCAAATCAATAAACTTAGAATCATTAAGCAAATTTGTTGCAGTAGAAGCGGCATACCCTGCTTTAGGCTGGCACTCCTCTAATAAGCCTTCAACTATGCTTATTAGTCTATTTCTACTGCGAGTATCCTTTTTTTCAGTAAATACTATATAACGATCCCAAGAAGTATCTAGTAAATCATCAATTTTCTCACCGATTTCAAACCGACTTAATACTAATCTTTTAGAATGATTAAGATCAGTCACCTCAATAGTATTATTCCCCTTTATTGTTTTTCCTCTAAACCTATAAGAGCGCATATATAGATGCTCTTTTGGGTCATCAATATATGGGTTAACAATTGGCTCTTTAATTACATCATGTGTGCTTTTCGTGCCATTACATTTTTTACATGATGGCAAGAGATTTTCCCACTCAACCACCTTGTCTGGATTATGTTTTTTGTCTTCAAAATGCTCCACTTCCATGTAATTACTTTCAGATGTTAAAAGACATTCACAATAGGCACATTTACCATCACTAGATGCTAATAAGGGAGTTTTAATTTGTTCTTTATTCCATACAGAAAGACTTTCTTCTTTATAGACACCTGTTAATTCTAAAACCTTAGAGTCCGATAAAAAAGCAGGCCTAGAGGCTCTTATCAACTTAATCAAGACACTCCTCCTTAATTGTAACCAACTCCAATTTAAGAAGTTTTCTCATATGATTATTTGGATGAAGCAAACTATCTAATTCTTTATAAGCAGTCTCTGCTTCTTTATAATTTTCGTTCAAAATAGCATTTTCAAAACTGTTAATTTCTTTGTAATAAATATCAGTTCTTGTGTCAGTCATGCCCATGACATCTGTTAAAATTTCCTCTACTGTCCAGCCTTGATAACCATACTTCCTACCTTCTAAATCTCTACGATAAACTTTTCCACCTTCAGTAGCCAAGGCAATTATTTCATTTGAGTTTGCATTTTGTAGAATATGCGGACTATGCGTTGTGGTAATAAATTGTGCTTTGGGAAAAATCTCCACTAACTTCTTTGCTATCTTTGCTTGCCATTCAGGATGTAAATGAAGTTCTAGCTCATCAATCAATATCACTCCATCAAAGTCACAAGCATTTATACAAGGATTTTTAAATCTAAACTCTATTTCCTTAATGATCCCAAATATAATTGATAGGCATGATTTAAACCCTGACGATAAATATTCATAATAAATTTCACCATTAGGAGTATTAATCATTATTTCATTAGATGCTGCAAGTACTCTGCTAAAAGTATAGTTATCATCTAATATAGAAAAGCTTTTTTCAGAAAGCATTAAATTATTCATTTGCTCTTTAGTTAGCGCTTCTTTATGTACGGAGTATAAATATCTATTTACAAACCAATTTTTAACTTCATTAATATTAATTCCATTCTTAGCCTCTTCATATGACGTGTTTTCATCTTTATTTATATCTTTACCAACTGAATTCAAGGATTTATATTCAAATGATCTAGAAACCTTAAAAGACAAAAGCTTTATTGAATTTCTATACAAACCGTCAATTCTTACAGTTTTATCTGGATCAAAATCTTTTACTTCATTACTCGTGTTTTTTAATTTACCGTCAATATCTACTACAGTTTTAAAAACACCTGTATCTGAAGAAACATTTCTCTTTAATATATTAGTACTAAACATTGAAAAAGTATGCGCAACACATTCCAATAATGTTGTTTTACCAATACCATTAGGTCCACAGATAAAATTCATATTATCATTAAAGTTAACATGAAGATTTTCTACCCCACCAACCCCTATAACATTAATAGATTTTATTTTCATAAATCCTCAAAAAAATTACTTTATTGCCAATAACAAAAATCAATATTCATTAGAAAAACCATTGCCTATCTAACACTATTCTCCATTTAAAAACAGTATCATCTTGGTATCAATTAGCCTCCTATTGACTTAGGTTTGTACAAAAAACAAACACCCATATAGCCTCCTGATTAACCCAATATTTTTCTTATAGGTGACACTGCGTACACAACTTCGGTAGTCTTACCTATACGGCATGGAATAATGAGGATAATTTCATGTCTGTCAGAAAGAAGGATTCCGCGTGGATTGTGGATGTACGGCCACAAGGTACCCACGGTAAGCGCGTTATTCGTAAATTCCCCACTAAGGCTGAAGCCGTCCGGTTTGAGTCATTCGTTATTGCTGAGATCGCTTCCGGTAAGCCATAGAATCTGGAGCAGGACGACTCCCGTCTCTTAAGTGAGCTGATTGAGCTTATGGAGGGTTGGAACAACTACCAAGGTATGACGCTAGCCATGAACGGGGGAAACGGCTGATGATGGATAGGTTCTGTCAGGTGACTGATAAAGCGATAGGAACGCTGACTAAGCTAGTCAGCGATATTCAGACAAAAGATATAAATTGCACCTTTCTCAAGGAAACTGCCCTCTGACACAATCCCACTGGCCATCTAAGTCAGGATAAAATGTCTTTAATAGCGCACCCAACATGTGATCAAAATTCCCGCCTCTCTGCTTACCCTCAAAGATAATTAATCCGTAGTTAGGGTCAAACAACTGAATCGAGTCGCCAGTGTTAAGGAAAGCAATAGCATGGCCTGAGCTAGTTGTAGATGACTGAAAGTGAAGCTGATAAAAGCCTTTACCTTGCATCACAAACTCTCTGACTACACCAGAATTACGCGACACACCTGTTTTTTGCACGTTATCATCGCGAATTGAAAAGATTCTCCAAATCTCTTTGATATAACCGGTGTAATACCCTCCAAGCGCACTCGCAGGTCCGGAAGCTGCCATTGCCAGACCCTGAAAGCCCTTAACCTGGTTTTCACCAATCTTTGAATTAATAAACTGCTTGAAAGTAGAAACGTTACCTTTGGATAAGATCCAACAGCAGCATAAAGTCATACAACAACCGGCGCGTAATTCAGGCTTAAAGCGTGCAATATAATTGCTTTGATCAAACTCCTGGATAGAGCGGCCATGATAGTGCACAGCCCATTGCGACATTATATTTGGCATTTACTATTCCCTTAAAAATTAACACCTTAAAAAATTATTGTATCGATAAATTTCCAAGCCTGCGAATGAATACTGAATAACCCGTTTCTGGTAACCCATACCTGGCCATAGCCCCTTAGGTATTACCCTGAGCTACGATCTCTTCTTCCCTGAATAGCTCTCCCCTTAATATCGCCCTGAATATTTTTTCCTAAAAAAGCTGGAAGACGCTGCTCTGCTAGACCCTTTTGAGGAAATTCAAAAATATTAGATGGAAGGTGGAAAGAATCTTCTGAGCGTATCAGCTGGCATCAGAATTTCTTGCTGTATCTCATCGCCTTATGAAGCACTGATGATTTTTGTGGAAGAAATGTCGAATACATTTCTTCCACTCCACCATTGCTAGTCTTGCCGCAGTTTAAAACCAACAGAGATTAGCTATGAAATATGCCCTTGCAGGCCTCAGCGCATTAGGTGTCGCAGGTCTTATCTTCCTTGCCAGCAGTGTTACTTCTGAAATTGCATTCGCTGCAGATCTGAATAACGGTAAAGCCAAGTTTCAGACTAACTGTATGGTTTGCCACGGCAACAAAGGTTTGGGAGACGGCCCTGCTGCTGCCGGTATGGCGAAAAAGCCCGCTAACATCAGCAAAAAACTGAATTCCATGTTTCAGACAGATTCTAAACTGACGCAGGATGTTATGGGTGGTAAGACAGGTATGCCAGCGTTTAAGGGCATTCTGAGCCAGAATGACGTTAGCGATATATTCGCGTATATCCGCAGTATTAACCCTTAACTCCCCTTCTTTAAACCTGAAAGCCCCCTCATAAACAGCCACCCTAAGGGATGGCTGTTAAAGAATGGCTGCTTAAAGAAAGACTGTTTAAAAACGCTTTCAGGTTTACCTTATTCAAGTTTCTCAGGTGTCTGGTAGTAGCACGACATGGCTTCTGTCCCCCGGCAATAGAGTCTCCGTATTACACAGACACCTGCGAAGCTTTCTTTGCACAAGCTTCTATATACAGCCAGCTGAACAAACAGCTTTAACAAACAAACTTTGCACAACAACAGTTATTGCTGCTGCACGTACACCGGTTGCCCGCCGAAATAGGTTTTCCTAACCTGTGTATTACCAATATCCGCCGGGGCTATCGCAAAAACATCCCTGTCCAGCACGATAAAGTCTGCAGCTTTACCGACCGTGATTGAGCCGGCACGGTCTTCTACCCGCAGCGCTTTAGCGCCATTCATGGTAAACATCACCAGCGCCTGCTCAAGCGTTACTTTCTGATCTGCCCATAGTTGTTCACCGGGGCGTGATCCATCAGGTGCCTGACGGGTTACAAAGGCTTCAATCCCCGGCCATGGATTCACGCTGGCAACCACCGGCCAGTCTGAACCGGCAGTTGGGGCAGCGCCCGCTTCAATCATGCTTCTGGTGGCACAATAACGCCCTGCTCGCTCTTCACCCAGCAAGGCCTTCATGCCGTCAACCAGGCCACTAGGAAACCAAAACATCGGCGAGTAGTTCGCGACTGCATTTAACTC
The DNA window shown above is from Aliamphritea ceti and carries:
- a CDS encoding c-type cytochrome, producing the protein MKYALAGLSALGVAGLIFLASSVTSEIAFAADLNNGKAKFQTNCMVCHGNKGLGDGPAAAGMAKKPANISKKLNSMFQTDSKLTQDVMGGKTGMPAFKGILSQNDVSDIFAYIRSINP
- a CDS encoding C58 family peptidase, with product MPNIMSQWAVHYHGRSIQEFDQSNYIARFKPELRAGCCMTLCCCWILSKGNVSTFKQFINSKIGENQVKGFQGLAMAASGPASALGGYYTGYIKEIWRIFSIRDDNVQKTGVSRNSGVVREFVMQGKGFYQLHFQSSTTSSGHAIAFLNTGDSIQLFDPNYGLIIFEGKQRGGNFDHMLGALLKTFYPDLDGQWDCVRGQFP
- a CDS encoding KAP family NTPase; its protein translation is MPNKSKISHFLEDDSFPPMLLIDGDWGSGKTFFIENELIGFLNERYKTKSLFFSLYGLNSISDFRDRIISLSFNESEDTTKLGKVAKEITDGLAQISGERGLGALLSGASGAYKYKLYSDFKDKVIVLDDLERISDKKVIRDVLGECLNLAERKNTKVIIVANEKKLDCSEDVEKVFVDKIKFSLSESDIFEISKSLLPTHYHQYIEEDIKLIINDLKISNIRVLKRAIRKFIYLCEQIPESDQVDFTVAYKKILNFVIRISYARFEREFTIETIKDSITSRFIRNYEKNNDEKEEYTILDNIFNGAYYNPGEEIIDYCCEGVFKFNDISYELSLPRKMTVEESASAIWRLYSLEDDDLPSVLKSLEEIIDNENNVKFYEWFKACDTYNHMLKRRMVESGKFTVNEILEKCASKEKTDFSLEDFSGKYSAENDFYCDDVKRYYALKFKEMSDYLYDLDKEDLIGRFFMSWHDVEEKINRSYSHKSFFNNISMSKFVGSLNNWHQEEVHRFCEYMKSRYRFSNIDDIFGAESEFLKDSCYEIDLIINELKFGIKVSALLDLHDVLYEAYTRISKVR
- a CDS encoding nuclease-related domain-containing protein, which produces MYDITLPDSHKRGKRGERLVHNSLTKYMNSKGYHNHLLQDVTLEVDGKTTQIDHSLISLIGIFVIETKNMDGWIFGNAKSKAWTQSIYGKKHKFMNPIHQNYKHLVFLNKIFDAPQRLNSLVIFTDAS
- a CDS encoding AAA family ATPase, with amino-acid sequence MKIKSINVIGVGGVENLHVNFNDNMNFICGPNGIGKTTLLECVAHTFSMFSTNILKRNVSSDTGVFKTVVDIDGKLKNTSNEVKDFDPDKTVRIDGLYRNSIKLLSFKVSRSFEYKSLNSVGKDINKDENTSYEEAKNGININEVKNWFVNRYLYSVHKEALTKEQMNNLMLSEKSFSILDDNYTFSRVLAASNEIMINTPNGEIYYEYLSSGFKSCLSIIFGIIKEIEFRFKNPCINACDFDGVILIDELELHLHPEWQAKIAKKLVEIFPKAQFITTTHSPHILQNANSNEIIALATEGGKVYRRDLEGRKYGYQGWTVEEILTDVMGMTDTRTDIYYKEINSFENAILNENYKEAETAYKELDSLLHPNNHMRKLLKLELVTIKEECLD